In Mercurialis annua linkage group LG5, ddMerAnnu1.2, whole genome shotgun sequence, a single genomic region encodes these proteins:
- the LOC126680193 gene encoding uncharacterized protein LOC126680193, whose amino-acid sequence MATAGDSRSFLVRVHHGGKFVRDPGLRYSNGEMEDYEIFDIDKLNYRRIVNMVAQVGYGNYPRLWWLRPGGKIDCDLIYFYDDSGMHQLLNTMKNGETIDMYCEHAVDHPEIINQLTDADSHNVEVMGDYEDLGYFDIDVDIGPNTDDENEELASAREKKKTYAEEQKAEDLESSDEEDTVEPEVVSSNPDRAVLEEVGSDIEYQNVDDGYESIDEEADNQGNSVLRVKKTRKVLYNPNVNAQSFLVGMVFKNMKEFKLACTKYSILRGVDIDFVRNEKDRVRAVCCFKNCPWLCFASKEGNTGDVKIKKYIPKHMCMKSFTNRRITSKYLAFHLREVIENKPSIRVTVLREMAKQDLKFEIGYYMVKRAKQQVLQETKGNYVKEYATLHDYAQEIRETNIGSTVVVLPIRGTNQFDFFYVCFDALKKGWKQGCRPVIGMDGCFLKTECGGQLLTAVGRDGNDQQFPIAWAVVKVENKQTWTWFIKLLKTDLEITDGDGLVVVTDMQKPRGRPKKNRRKEPDEPKKAGKLSKKGISIKCSVCREYGHNKNGCKNRVKAQTNQTSGNPTSENLNQSDAEIAKEYYFHYEKPENVPSSENIVQDLLTRAANKESQTTSKDQEHKEASTKKKKNAKEPTGIIFEGGRASIDSVFFLENFHKEKVSYDKEQMRTIGLVQPPASYQGNPSYGRFKSPGLRWDGSPAVTVNQLQADVERAKRSRNPSDETQAAMASQSKEGNQTTDAQRTHKMQKTRPTWRP is encoded by the exons ATGGCTACTGCTGGTGATAGTAGAAGTTTTTTAGTGAGAGTGCATCATGGTGGAAAGTTTGTTAGGGACCCTGGGTTGAGATACTCAAATGGAGAGATGGAAGATTATGAAATTTTTGATATTGATAAGCTGAATTATCGTAGAATAGTTAATATGGTGGCTCAGGTAGGTTATGGAAATTATCCTAGATTGTGGTGGCTTAGACCCGGGGGGAAAATTGATTGCGATCTTATATACTTTTATGATGATAGTGGGATGCATCAATTGCTTAACACAATGAAAAATGGAGAAACTATTGATATGTACTGCGAACACGCAGTAGATCATCCTGAAATTATAAACCAGTTGACAGATGCCGATAGTCACAATGTGGAAGTAATGGGTGATTATGAAGATCTAGGTTACTTTGACATTGATGTAGACATTGGTCCAAATACAGATGATGAGAATGAGGAATTAGCATCAGctagagagaaaaagaaaacctATGCGGAAGAACAAAAGGCTGAAGATCTTGAGAGCAGCGATGAAGAGGATACTGTTGAACCTGAAGTAGTCTCTTCAAACCCAGACCGTGCTGTCCTTGAAGAAGTGGGTTCTGATATAGAGTATCAAAATGTGGATGATGGTTATGAAAGTATAGATGAAGAAGCTGACAATCAAGGAAATTCTGTTTTGAGAGTTAAGAAAACAAGAAAAGTCTTGTACAACCCGAATGTGAATGCACAATCATTTCTTGTAGGTATGGTGTTCAAGAATATGAAAGAGTTTAAACTAGCATGCACAAAATATTCTATACTTAGGGGAGTTGACATAGACTTTGTTAGGAATGAAAAAGATAGAGTGAGGGCTGTTTGTTGCTTTAAAAACTGTCCCTGGCTATGCTTTGCGAGCAAAGAAGGCAACACAGGTGATGTTAAGATCAAGAAATACATTCCTAAACATATGTGCATGAAATCATTCACCAACAGAAGGATTACATCTAAGTATCTAGCATTCCATTTAAGAGAAGTCATTGAGAATAAACCTTCAATTAGGGTTACTGTATTAAGAGAAATGGCTAAGCAGGACTTGAAGTTTGAAATTGGTTACTACATGGTGAAGAGGGCAAAGCAACAGGTGCTACAAGAGACAAAAGGGAACTATGTGAAAGAGTATGCTACCCTACATGATTATGCACAAGAAATTAGGGAAACAAATATAGGCTCTACAGTGGTTGTACTACCTATAAGAGGGACcaatcaatttgattttttctaTGTGTGTTTTGATGCATTGAAGAAAGGTTGGAAGCAAGGATGTAGGCCAGTGATTGGGATGGATGGATGTTTCCTAAAAACTGAATGTGGGGGTCAATTATTGACAGCTGTTGGAAGAGATGGAAATGATCAGCAATTTCCTATAGCCTGGGCGGTCGTTAAAGTTGAGAATAAACAGACGTGGACATGGTTCATAAAGCTATTAAAAACTGATTTAGAAATTACTGATGGAGATGGACTTGTAGTTGTGACAGACATGCAAAAG CCACGGGGCAGacctaaaaaaaatagaagaaaggAACCGGATGAGCCCAAGAAAGCCGGAAAATTGTCTAAGAAAGGGATTTCGATTAAGTGTAGTGTTTGCCGTGAATATGGACACAATAAGAATGGTTGTAAGAACCGCGTCAAAGCTCAAACCAATCAAACTTCAGGAAATCCTACATCAGAAAATTTGAACCAATCTGATGCTGAAATAGCTAAGGAATATTACTTCCACTATGAAAAACCAGAGAAT GTACCGTCTTCGGAGAACATTGTACAAGATCTTTTAACAAGAGCTGCAAATAAGGAGTCTCAAACTACAAGCAAAGATCAAGAACATAAAGAAGCAAGcaccaaaaagaagaaaaatgcaAAAGAACCTACTGGGATTATCTTTGAAGGAGGAAGGGCATCCATAGAT AGTGTTTTTTTCCTAGAAAATTTCCACAAGGAGAAGGTTTCATATGACAAAGAGCAAATGAGGACTATCGGACTAGTACAGCCACCAGCTTCATATCAAGGGAATCCCTCATATGGAAGATTTAAGTCACCAGGCTTGAGGTGGGATGGTAGTCCAGCAGTTACCGTGAATCAATTGCAAGCTGATGTTGAAAGAGCAAAAAGAAGTAGAAATCCAAGTGACGAAACACAAGCAGCAATGGCATCTCAATCAAAAGAGGGCAATCAAACAACAGATGCACAAAGGACACATAAGATGCAAAAGACTAGGCCTACATGGAGGCCAtga
- the LOC126682887 gene encoding uncharacterized protein At4g04775-like: protein MSSSNSSSRCTSIRNPQRNYPFVEDYDEFIEVYCSCGELVRRRISWTDDNPGRRFYGCARYSKKQMRKCTNFRWYDVDFPERAKQVIRDFMKEVDKLNSENDLLREKEDEFGSSRLRRLEMELVQLKNMLQQQKKSSVKIPFLVLMFTFIILVAIYYVCQI from the exons ATGTCTTCTTCAAATTCTTCTTCACGATGCACATCAATTAGAAACCCACAACGTAATTATCCATTTGTCGAAGACTATGACGAGTTTATTGAAGTTTATTGCTCATGTGGAGAATTAGTTCGAAGAAGAATTTCATGGACAGATGATAATCCCGGTCGAAGGTTTTATGGGTGTGCAAGATACAGTAAAAAGCAG ATGAGGAAGTGCACAAATTTTAGATGGTATGATGTTGATTTTCCAGAAAGGGCTAAGCAGGTTATTAGAGATTTTATGAAAGAGGTAGATAAGTTGAATTCAGAAAATGACCttttgagagaaaaagaagatgaaTTTGGAAGCAGTAGACTGAGAAGGTTGGAGATGGAATTGGTTCAGTTGAAGAATATGCTACAGCAACAAAAAAAAAGCAGTGTCAAAATTCCATTTCTTGTACTGATgtttacatttattattttagtagCCATTTATTATGTATGTCAAATTTAG